The genomic stretch CAGTGCTTAATACCGCCGTAGCCGCTTATCTGGTCTTGATATGCACCTGTATGAAAAAAACCAACATACAAAGGCTTTTTATTTTCGGGGTCGTCAGAATCTATGGATTTAGTTTTGGGAAGAAAAACTTCGTTAATATGCTCTTCCGAGTCATAATAATCGTGTCCGTCGCAGGTAATTCCCCCAAGCACTACACGCTGATATTCGTTGTCCCATTTATTAATCGGCAGCATTAAAAATTTTTCGCCGATGCCCCAGGTGTCAGGCAGAGTTGTGATGAAAGACGAATCAATCATGTACCACGTTTCACGGTCGTTTTGCTCTTTTTCTCCAATGACACTGTAAATATGCGCCATGCTTTCGCCAACCGTGAAGCTGCCAAATTCCGTATAAATATTGGGCATCGGCACTTTTGTTTTTTTGCACGCAGCTTTAATATTTCCGACAATTTCGTTTATCATAAACTGATAATCGTACTCAAATGCCAGCGAATGTTTTATGGGAAAACCACCGCCGATATTGATGCTGTCAAGTTCGGGACAAATTTTTCTTAACTGGCAATAAAGGTTGATGGCTTTATTCAATTCCGACCAATAATAAATATCGTCTTTAATTCCTTTATTTAAAAATATATGCAGCATTTTGAGCTGATATTTTTCTTCATTGCCCTCAATTTCATCCACATAAAATTCCAAAATATCACGAGCTTTAATGCCAAGTCTTGACGTATAAAAAGGAAACGTAGGTTCCTCTTCGGCAGCAATGCGAATGCCTATATTGAAAGGCTCTTTGGTTCTTATGCTGCGCTTGTACATATGCAGTTCGTCTTTATTGTCCAACACAGGAATTACATTTTTGAAACCGGCGTTGATTAATTTGGAGATGCTTGAAGTATATGCTTTAGGCTTGAATCCGTTGCAGATAATGGAAATATCCTTTGTGATTTTTTTCTTCTTATACAACTGGTTGATGATGTCAATATCATAAGCAGACGATGTTTCCAAGTGAATATCATGCTTCAGTGCTTCTTCAACTACAAAAGAAAAATGCGAGCTTTTGGTACAATAGGTATAAAAATATTCGCCTTCGTATTTATGCTTTTTAAAAGCATTTCTAAAATAGTCTTTTGCGCGGTTGATATTGATACCAATTTTCGGCAAGAATGTAAGTTTCAGCGGTGTTCCGTGTTTTTCAATAATTGGTTTTAAATCTAAACCATTAAACTCTAAATATCCGTTTTCGTTCAAATCAATTCCTTCCTGCGGGAAGTGAAATGTTTGTTTCACGAGGTCGGTATACGAATTATTCATTCTGTAAAATGATTAATTGTGTGCTTAAAAATTTTGAAGCACAAATGTATGGGAAAATATGAATTATGATTTATGAAATTTTGTGATGAATTCTTTATTAATCTATTGCCGCAGATACACGGATGAAAATATATGT from Arachidicoccus sp. BS20 encodes the following:
- a CDS encoding type III PLP-dependent enzyme domain-containing protein → MNNSYTDLVKQTFHFPQEGIDLNENGYLEFNGLDLKPIIEKHGTPLKLTFLPKIGININRAKDYFRNAFKKHKYEGEYFYTYCTKSSHFSFVVEEALKHDIHLETSSAYDIDIINQLYKKKKITKDISIICNGFKPKAYTSSISKLINAGFKNVIPVLDNKDELHMYKRSIRTKEPFNIGIRIAAEEEPTFPFYTSRLGIKARDILEFYVDEIEGNEEKYQLKMLHIFLNKGIKDDIYYWSELNKAINLYCQLRKICPELDSINIGGGFPIKHSLAFEYDYQFMINEIVGNIKAACKKTKVPMPNIYTEFGSFTVGESMAHIYSVIGEKEQNDRETWYMIDSSFITTLPDTWGIGEKFLMLPINKWDNEYQRVVLGGITCDGHDYYDSEEHINEVFLPKTKSIDSDDPENKKPLYVGFFHTGAYQDQISGYGGIKHCLIPSPKHVIVEYDKNGALEDWVYAKEQTAQSMLKILGYL